The Streptomyces sp. P9-A4 genome contains a region encoding:
- a CDS encoding pyridoxamine 5'-phosphate oxidase family protein: protein MTAAADTYAPTDRTVPTRARQRASYDKALVHSILDEAYVCHLGFVRDGAPVVLPTLFGRVGDRLYVHGSTGSRPLRAAGDGVASPGLPVCLTVTHVDGLVLARSAFHHSLNYRSVVVHGTAHQVTDPEELRIALDALVDHVVPGRAADSRPANAKELAATAVLRLDLDEVSAKVRDAGPNDDAEDLGLPHWSGVVPVRGGYGTPVPADDLDPAVPLPGYLAAL from the coding sequence ATGACCGCCGCCGCCGACACGTACGCACCGACCGACCGGACCGTCCCCACCCGCGCCCGCCAGCGCGCTTCGTACGACAAGGCACTCGTCCACTCGATACTCGACGAGGCCTACGTCTGCCACCTCGGCTTCGTCCGTGACGGCGCGCCCGTCGTCCTGCCGACGCTCTTCGGCCGCGTCGGCGACCGGCTCTACGTGCACGGCTCCACCGGCTCCCGGCCGCTGCGCGCCGCCGGGGACGGCGTGGCCTCGCCCGGCCTGCCCGTCTGCCTGACCGTGACGCACGTCGACGGCCTCGTCCTCGCCCGCTCCGCCTTCCACCACTCCCTCAACTACCGCTCCGTCGTGGTCCACGGCACGGCCCACCAGGTCACCGATCCCGAGGAGCTGCGCATCGCCCTCGACGCGCTCGTCGACCACGTCGTCCCCGGCCGCGCCGCCGACTCGCGCCCCGCGAACGCCAAGGAACTCGCCGCCACGGCCGTGCTCCGGCTCGACCTGGACGAGGTCTCGGCGAAGGTCCGCGACGCCGGCCCCAACGACGACGCCGAGGACCTCGGCCTGCCCCACTGGTCGGGCGTCGTCCCGGTGCGCGGCGGCTACGGCACCCCGGTCCCGGCCGACGACCTGGACCCGGCCGTCCCGCTGCCCGGCTACCTCGCCGCGCTCTGA
- a CDS encoding aminotransferase class I/II-fold pyridoxal phosphate-dependent enzyme — MLGEYRIEGRRASDIAASVERGVAAGALQPGQLLPPMRELAATLGVNPNTVAAAYRTLRERGVIETDGRRGSRVRPRPATTARGSIRVAAPAGVRDVSNGSPDPALLPPLGEAFAEVARRYAERPGMYGEAPVDEEFGRLARAAFDADGVPAGPIGVTSGSLDAVERVLAVHLRPGDAVAVEDPGWGSLLDLVPALGLRPVPVAVDDEGPLPEEIERAIRKDGARAVIVTDRAQNPTGACVTEGRARELRRVLAAHPGVLLVEDDHGHGIVAQPLHPVAGGTDHWVLIRSVAKAYGPDLRIAAFTGDAETVDRVLGRQRLGPGWVSRLLQGVVAHLWSTEAVDPAAVARAYGKRRDGLVRALARRGVEAHGRGGMNVWVPVADETGAVTGLLAAGWAVAPGARFRMDTGPAVRLTVSGLAAEDVEPLAEAVARATGPVVARSYG, encoded by the coding sequence GTGCTAGGAGAGTATCGGATCGAAGGTCGTCGCGCATCGGACATCGCCGCGAGCGTGGAGCGGGGGGTGGCCGCCGGGGCATTGCAGCCCGGCCAACTCCTTCCGCCCATGAGGGAGTTGGCGGCGACGCTCGGCGTGAACCCCAATACCGTGGCCGCCGCCTACCGCACCCTGCGCGAACGCGGGGTCATCGAGACCGACGGGCGGCGGGGCAGCCGGGTGCGCCCGCGTCCCGCCACCACCGCGCGCGGCTCGATCCGGGTGGCGGCCCCCGCCGGGGTCAGGGACGTGAGCAACGGCAGCCCCGATCCCGCCCTGCTGCCCCCGCTCGGGGAGGCCTTCGCCGAGGTCGCGCGGAGGTACGCCGAGCGGCCCGGCATGTACGGGGAGGCCCCCGTCGACGAGGAGTTCGGGCGCCTCGCGCGCGCCGCCTTCGACGCGGACGGGGTGCCCGCCGGGCCCATCGGCGTCACCTCGGGCTCCCTCGACGCCGTCGAACGGGTGCTCGCCGTCCACCTCAGGCCGGGCGACGCCGTCGCCGTCGAGGACCCGGGCTGGGGCAGCCTCCTCGACCTGGTGCCCGCCCTCGGGCTGCGCCCCGTGCCGGTCGCCGTCGACGACGAGGGGCCGCTGCCGGAAGAGATCGAGCGGGCGATCCGCAAGGACGGGGCGCGGGCGGTCATCGTGACCGACCGGGCGCAGAACCCGACCGGGGCGTGTGTGACCGAGGGCCGGGCGCGGGAGCTGCGGCGGGTCCTCGCCGCGCACCCGGGCGTGCTGCTCGTCGAGGACGACCACGGGCACGGCATCGTCGCTCAGCCGCTCCACCCGGTGGCCGGCGGCACCGACCACTGGGTGCTGATCCGTTCCGTCGCCAAGGCCTACGGGCCCGATCTGCGGATCGCCGCCTTCACCGGCGACGCCGAGACCGTCGACCGGGTGCTCGGGCGGCAGCGGCTCGGCCCCGGCTGGGTCAGCCGTCTCCTCCAGGGGGTCGTCGCGCACCTCTGGAGCACGGAGGCCGTGGACCCCGCCGCCGTCGCCCGCGCGTACGGGAAGCGCCGCGACGGCCTCGTACGGGCGCTGGCCCGGCGGGGCGTCGAGGCGCACGGCCGGGGCGGCATGAACGTATGGGTGCCGGTCGCCGACGAGACCGGCGCGGTGACGGGGCTCCTCGCCGCCGGGTGGGCGGTGGCCCCGGGCGCGCGGTTCCGGATGGACACCGGGCCGGCCGTCCGGCTCACCGTCTCCGGCCTCGCCGCCGAGGACGTCGAACCCCTGGCGGAGGCGGTGGCGCGGGCGACGGGGCCTGTGGTGGCGCGGAGTTACGGGTAG
- a CDS encoding FMN-binding negative transcriptional regulator has product MLIHPWDAAHDDGEWRDWLSRHDFGQLAVNGLPGEPPWVQPTHFRYEADPGPYGQALVHLARPNPLWRALEANPAVLLSVVDDHVFVPGSWTAPEGTPSAHGTPTSYYAAVQLRCTAHVVDDPAEKAELLNRQVAHFQPDGGTAPVVPGEAPFGRLLSGIRVLRLQVTEVRAKFKYAGNKPPEVQDRVMDRLAERAGPGDLAARAHQLRRRAGD; this is encoded by the coding sequence ATGCTGATCCACCCCTGGGACGCCGCACACGACGACGGCGAGTGGCGCGACTGGCTCTCCCGGCACGACTTCGGGCAGCTCGCCGTCAACGGCCTGCCCGGAGAACCGCCGTGGGTCCAGCCGACCCATTTCCGGTACGAGGCCGATCCGGGCCCCTACGGGCAGGCCCTGGTCCATCTGGCCCGGCCCAACCCGCTCTGGCGCGCCCTGGAGGCGAACCCGGCGGTGCTGCTCAGCGTGGTCGACGACCATGTCTTCGTACCGGGCTCGTGGACGGCACCCGAGGGCACCCCGTCCGCGCACGGCACCCCCACCTCGTACTACGCCGCCGTCCAGCTGCGCTGCACCGCGCACGTGGTCGACGACCCGGCGGAGAAGGCGGAACTCCTCAACCGCCAGGTCGCCCACTTCCAGCCGGACGGGGGCACGGCTCCTGTGGTCCCGGGCGAGGCTCCGTTCGGCCGTCTCCTGTCGGGGATCAGGGTGCTGCGCCTTCAGGTGACCGAGGTACGGGCCAAGTTCAAGTACGCGGGCAACAAACCGCCGGAGGTCCAGGACCGCGTCATGGACCGGCTGGCGGAGCGGGCCGGCCCCGGCGACCTGGCCGCACGGGCCCACCAGCTGCGCCGCCGCGCCGGGGACTGA
- a CDS encoding Clp protease N-terminal domain-containing protein, with protein sequence MHRPVPFPQPLRQPVAPRAELAPLLTPSLAMVVTGARRRALRDGDRQIDTAHLLHSLIESDPEAGAAFEGRHELARVLGYLVQRSIGYGLRWQRSVEDSPAGRLLPAVRGAEPQGSRPSGWSPAASAAFEEAFRRAAGRGDARARAVDVLAAVAADPGSRAAEVLRRAGVDTDALVARIAGGLEAGPDALEEAPVPGV encoded by the coding sequence GTGCACCGTCCCGTCCCGTTCCCTCAGCCGCTCCGGCAGCCCGTCGCCCCGCGCGCGGAGCTCGCGCCCCTCCTGACGCCGTCACTCGCGATGGTCGTGACGGGCGCGCGCCGAAGAGCCCTCAGGGACGGCGACCGGCAGATCGACACCGCGCACCTGCTGCACTCGCTCATCGAGTCCGACCCCGAGGCCGGCGCCGCCTTCGAGGGCCGCCACGAGCTCGCCCGCGTCCTCGGCTACCTCGTCCAGCGGTCCATCGGCTACGGGCTGCGCTGGCAGCGCTCGGTCGAAGACTCGCCCGCCGGGCGGCTGCTGCCCGCCGTGCGCGGGGCCGAGCCCCAGGGCTCGCGGCCCTCGGGCTGGTCGCCGGCCGCGTCGGCCGCCTTCGAGGAAGCCTTCCGCCGGGCCGCCGGCCGGGGTGACGCCCGGGCCCGCGCCGTCGACGTGCTCGCCGCCGTCGCGGCCGACCCCGGCAGCCGGGCCGCCGAGGTGCTGCGCCGCGCGGGGGTCGACACGGACGCCCTGGTCGCGCGGATCGCCGGCGGGCTCGAAGCCGGTCCCGACGCCCTGGAGGAGGCACCGGTTCCGGGTGTCTGA
- a CDS encoding cysteine hydrolase yields the protein MGQSARERLGEWIRPDGGVALLTVECQQGVVGPDSALPELAAVARASGALGNVARLVAAAHEADVQVIHAVAERRPDGRGANSNARLFRAAARLPVQQHSGSTAVRIAEPIQVADEDLVVRRLHGLSPLAGTDVDALLRNLGCRTLIVTGVSANVAVPNAVFDAVNLGYTVVVPGDAIAGVPADYTPAMIRHTLALVATIATTDEVLACWKAPRRAGSAGSAGGAGGAVTRG from the coding sequence ATGGGACAGAGTGCGAGAGAACGGCTCGGAGAGTGGATACGGCCGGACGGCGGGGTCGCACTGCTCACCGTCGAGTGCCAGCAGGGAGTCGTCGGCCCGGACAGCGCACTGCCCGAACTGGCCGCCGTCGCCCGCGCGTCGGGAGCGTTGGGGAACGTCGCCCGGCTCGTGGCCGCCGCCCACGAGGCCGACGTCCAGGTGATCCACGCCGTCGCGGAACGGCGCCCCGACGGACGCGGCGCCAACAGCAACGCCCGGCTGTTCCGGGCCGCCGCACGGCTGCCCGTGCAGCAGCACAGCGGCAGCACGGCGGTACGGATCGCCGAACCGATCCAGGTCGCGGACGAGGACCTCGTCGTACGGCGCCTGCACGGGCTCTCGCCGCTCGCCGGGACCGATGTCGACGCACTGCTCCGCAACCTGGGCTGCCGGACCCTGATCGTCACCGGCGTCTCGGCCAACGTGGCCGTGCCCAACGCCGTCTTCGACGCGGTGAACCTCGGCTACACGGTGGTCGTCCCCGGGGACGCCATCGCGGGGGTGCCGGCCGACTACACCCCCGCGATGATCCGTCACACCCTCGCGCTCGTCGCCACGATCGCCACGACCGACGAGGTGCTCGCCTGCTGGAAGGCGCCCCGGCGCGCAGGGAGCGCGGGCAGCGCGGGAGGTGCGGGGGGCGCCGTCACCCGAGGCTGA
- a CDS encoding alpha/beta fold hydrolase: protein MPPPATTPAAPERDGRPMTLCRTRRADPDTLLVRSAPAEAAAPAAAVLLLHGGRADGPEPPPALNLPALRMRPFAAAVSRAVRGRGVLIAEVRYRHRGWNGASADAARDAEAALLRLRELAGPVPVVLLGHSMGGRAALRAAGAPAVRGVVALAPWCPTDEPVDHLGGRRLYLLHDEADRVTSARASWAFVRRARAAGADAAGIPMPTGGHAMLRGAHLWHRRAAELTAALLSHG, encoded by the coding sequence GTGCCCCCGCCCGCGACCACCCCGGCGGCGCCGGAGCGGGACGGGCGCCCGATGACGCTGTGCCGCACCCGGCGTGCCGACCCCGACACCCTCCTCGTCCGCAGCGCGCCCGCCGAGGCCGCCGCACCGGCCGCGGCCGTCCTGCTGCTGCACGGTGGCCGGGCCGACGGCCCCGAGCCGCCGCCCGCCCTCAACCTCCCCGCGCTGCGGATGCGGCCCTTCGCCGCCGCCGTCTCCCGCGCCGTGCGGGGGCGGGGCGTCCTCATCGCCGAGGTCCGCTACCGCCACCGGGGCTGGAACGGCGCGAGCGCCGACGCCGCCCGGGACGCCGAGGCCGCGCTCCTGCGCCTGCGTGAACTGGCCGGGCCCGTGCCCGTCGTCCTCCTCGGCCACTCCATGGGCGGTCGCGCCGCCCTCCGCGCCGCCGGCGCTCCCGCCGTCCGGGGCGTCGTCGCCCTCGCGCCCTGGTGCCCCACCGACGAGCCCGTGGACCACCTCGGAGGCCGGCGCCTCTACCTGCTCCACGACGAGGCCGACCGAGTGACCTCGGCCCGCGCCTCCTGGGCCTTCGTCCGCAGGGCGCGAGCGGCGGGTGCGGACGCGGCGGGCATCCCGATGCCCACGGGAGGGCACGCCATGCTGCGCGGAGCCCACCTCTGGCACCGCCGCGCCGCCGAACTCACGGCCGCCCTGCTCTCCCACGGCTGA
- a CDS encoding LysR family transcriptional regulator produces the protein MLNLERLRTLDAFARHGSVSGAADGLHVTTSAVSQQLSKLEREVGQQLLAKNGRGVRLTDAGLLLAEHAARILSQVQLAQADIEAQRGQVVGEVRAAAFPTAARGLFPAALAALRAGHPDLRVRTAELEPEQGVRAVLRGDADLAIVLDWSNKRAPVPGGLERAHLLDDSADVALPAGHRLAGREAVDLVDFADEEWVSWPEGEFCHDWLMFTLRSQGIEPRIGHLAGEHHTQLALVAAGLGVCVTPRLGRPVPDGVVFVPVRQQVRRHIHATWRADAGRRPSVRAVVSALRTAAEPLAS, from the coding sequence ATGTTGAACCTGGAGCGCCTGCGCACCCTCGACGCCTTCGCCCGGCACGGTTCGGTCAGCGGGGCGGCCGACGGGCTGCACGTCACCACCTCGGCCGTCTCCCAGCAGCTGTCCAAGCTGGAGCGCGAGGTGGGGCAGCAGCTGCTCGCCAAGAACGGGCGGGGCGTCCGCCTCACCGACGCCGGGCTGCTGCTCGCCGAGCACGCCGCCCGCATCCTCTCCCAGGTCCAGCTGGCCCAGGCCGACATCGAGGCCCAGCGCGGCCAGGTGGTGGGCGAGGTGCGCGCCGCGGCCTTCCCGACGGCGGCCCGGGGACTCTTCCCGGCCGCGCTCGCCGCCCTGCGCGCGGGCCATCCCGACCTCCGGGTCCGTACGGCGGAACTGGAACCGGAGCAGGGCGTGCGCGCGGTGCTGCGCGGCGACGCGGACCTCGCGATCGTCCTGGACTGGAGCAACAAGCGGGCGCCGGTGCCGGGCGGTCTGGAGCGCGCCCATCTCCTCGACGACTCCGCCGATGTCGCCCTGCCCGCCGGGCACCGGCTCGCGGGGCGGGAAGCGGTGGACCTGGTGGACTTCGCCGACGAGGAGTGGGTGTCCTGGCCCGAGGGTGAGTTCTGCCACGACTGGCTGATGTTCACCCTGCGCTCCCAGGGCATCGAGCCCCGCATCGGGCACCTGGCGGGCGAGCACCACACGCAGCTCGCGCTCGTCGCCGCCGGGCTCGGGGTGTGCGTGACGCCCCGGCTCGGCCGGCCGGTGCCGGACGGTGTGGTGTTCGTGCCCGTACGGCAGCAGGTGCGGCGGCACATCCACGCCACCTGGCGCGCCGACGCCGGGCGCCGCCCTTCCGTACGGGCCGTGGTGTCGGCGCTGCGGACGGCGGCGGAGCCACTGGCGAGCTGA
- a CDS encoding type II toxin-antitoxin system Rv0910 family toxin encodes MAEVSAEARIEAPAGKVWAQLMDFPSYGEWNATHTNFPNGGPETLAAGGTFTENMKLMGFPAEVLWTIEELESERALAIKGKGPMGVLVTTRYSLTADGDATNVRIDGEFTGAAVSLMAGKLKDSATAALTESLRKLSGLVA; translated from the coding sequence ATGGCCGAAGTCAGCGCGGAGGCACGGATCGAGGCACCGGCCGGAAAGGTCTGGGCCCAGCTCATGGACTTCCCCTCGTACGGCGAGTGGAACGCCACCCACACCAACTTCCCGAACGGCGGCCCGGAAACCCTGGCGGCGGGTGGCACCTTCACCGAGAACATGAAGCTGATGGGCTTCCCCGCCGAGGTGCTCTGGACGATCGAGGAGCTGGAGTCGGAGCGCGCCCTCGCGATCAAGGGCAAGGGCCCGATGGGGGTGCTCGTCACCACCCGCTACTCGCTCACGGCGGACGGGGACGCGACGAACGTGCGGATCGACGGCGAGTTCACCGGCGCGGCGGTCTCGCTGATGGCGGGCAAGCTCAAGGACTCGGCGACGGCGGCCCTCACGGAGTCGCTGCGCAAGCTCTCGGGTCTGGTCGCCTGA
- a CDS encoding pyridoxamine 5'-phosphate oxidase family protein: protein MTVAQRRGRRIMMTPAELDSFLAEQRTCRVATVSADGRPHVSALWFAWDGSSLWLYSLTRSRRWAELRADPRIAVVVDDGEEYGELRGAELSGTVDFVGEAPRTGEPCPELDVIERLFAAKNFGLDAMPHDGRHAWMRLTPDAVASWDFRKLG from the coding sequence ATGACCGTCGCACAGCGCCGTGGACGCCGGATCATGATGACCCCGGCCGAGCTCGACTCCTTCCTCGCCGAACAGCGCACCTGCCGGGTCGCGACCGTCTCCGCCGACGGCCGCCCGCATGTGAGCGCGTTGTGGTTCGCCTGGGACGGCTCCTCCCTGTGGCTGTACTCCCTGACCCGCAGCCGGCGTTGGGCGGAGCTGCGCGCCGACCCGAGGATCGCCGTCGTGGTGGACGACGGCGAGGAGTACGGGGAGCTGCGCGGGGCGGAGCTCTCGGGCACGGTCGACTTCGTCGGCGAGGCACCCCGCACGGGCGAGCCGTGCCCCGAACTCGACGTGATCGAGCGGCTCTTCGCCGCCAAGAACTTCGGCCTCGACGCGATGCCGCACGACGGCCGGCACGCCTGGATGCGGCTGACACCGGACGCGGTCGCGTCCTGGGACTTCCGCAAGCTGGGGTGA
- a CDS encoding DMT family transporter: MSNSSESALPVGRSLLYLIVAGVAWGTAGAAASLIFRISDMGPLALSFWRCVGGLALLLGALALRPRRAVARTAGETRGRRTARILGTGIGLTVFQSAYFAAVQATGLAVGTVVTLGAGPVLIAVGARLTMGERLGRGGVAAVTGALAGLVVLVLGGGATEVRPLGVVLAVVSAAGYAAITLLTRWLGRDGGRTDALATTTWAFAIGAAGLLPAALAEGLVPRTDAPVSVLLLLVYVAAVPTALAYALYFAGAAVVRAATVSVIMLLEPVSAAVIAVSLLGERLTNAIVLGTLLLLAAVTGLAFAEARAAAAVRRQEEVVPV, encoded by the coding sequence GTGTCGAACTCTTCGGAATCCGCCCTGCCCGTCGGGCGGAGCCTGCTCTATCTGATCGTCGCCGGAGTCGCCTGGGGCACGGCCGGTGCCGCCGCCTCGCTGATCTTCCGGATCAGCGACATGGGCCCCCTCGCGCTCTCCTTCTGGCGGTGCGTCGGCGGGCTCGCCCTGCTGCTCGGCGCGCTCGCCCTGCGGCCCCGGCGCGCGGTCGCCCGTACCGCCGGGGAGACGCGCGGTCGCCGGACCGCCCGCATCCTCGGAACGGGGATCGGCCTGACCGTCTTCCAGAGCGCCTACTTCGCCGCCGTCCAGGCCACCGGCCTCGCGGTCGGCACCGTCGTCACCCTCGGCGCGGGACCCGTTCTCATCGCGGTCGGGGCCCGGCTCACCATGGGCGAACGCCTCGGCCGCGGCGGTGTCGCCGCCGTCACCGGAGCGCTCGCCGGGCTCGTCGTCCTGGTCCTGGGCGGCGGCGCGACGGAGGTGCGGCCGCTCGGCGTCGTGCTCGCGGTCGTCTCGGCGGCCGGGTACGCGGCGATCACCCTGCTCACCCGGTGGCTCGGCCGCGACGGCGGGCGCACGGACGCCCTGGCCACCACCACCTGGGCCTTCGCGATCGGGGCGGCCGGGCTGCTGCCCGCCGCGCTCGCCGAGGGGCTCGTCCCGCGGACCGACGCGCCGGTGAGCGTTCTGCTGCTGCTCGTGTACGTGGCCGCCGTGCCGACCGCCCTCGCGTACGCGCTGTACTTTGCCGGTGCGGCGGTCGTCCGGGCCGCCACCGTCTCCGTGATCATGCTCCTGGAGCCGGTGAGCGCGGCGGTCATCGCCGTGTCGCTGCTGGGGGAGCGGCTCACCAACGCGATCGTGCTCGGCACCCTGCTGCTGCTCGCCGCCGTCACGGGCCTCGCGTTCGCGGAGGCGCGCGCGGCGGCGGCGGTGCGCAGGCAGGAGGAGGTCGTGCCGGTGTAG
- a CDS encoding EamA family transporter produces MHASQGRSAGLGLALASAFAFGGSGVAAKPLIEAGLDPLHVVWLRVAGAALVMLPVAWRHRDLLRRKPALLVGFGLLAVAGVQAFYFASISRIPVGVALLIEYLAPALVLGWVRFVQRRPVTRAAALGVVLAVGGLACVVQIWSGLTFDLVGLLLALAAACCQVGYFVLSDQGADEAEQADPIGVIAYGLLIGALVLTVIARPWGMDWSLLGGSADMDGSDVPAWLLLGWIVLIATVLAYVTGVISVRRLSPQVAGVVACLEAVIATVLAWVLLGEHLDAPQIIGGAVVLVGAFIAQSSTPKAPAAGPVAGSGAGSGTDSGAGSGAVSPTGEAEGSPEGREVEGSDSDSEGRDAGLPAGRNAP; encoded by the coding sequence ATGCACGCGTCTCAGGGGAGAAGCGCCGGCCTGGGACTAGCCCTGGCCTCGGCCTTCGCATTCGGTGGTTCAGGAGTGGCGGCCAAGCCGCTCATCGAGGCGGGACTCGACCCGCTCCATGTGGTGTGGCTCCGGGTCGCCGGCGCCGCGCTCGTCATGCTCCCGGTGGCCTGGCGCCACCGCGACCTCCTGCGCCGCAAACCCGCCCTCCTCGTCGGCTTCGGCCTGCTCGCCGTCGCCGGGGTCCAGGCGTTCTACTTCGCCTCCATCTCCCGTATCCCCGTCGGCGTCGCGCTGCTCATCGAGTACCTCGCCCCGGCGCTCGTCCTCGGCTGGGTCCGCTTCGTCCAGCGCCGGCCGGTCACCCGCGCCGCCGCCCTCGGCGTCGTCCTGGCCGTCGGCGGGCTCGCCTGCGTCGTCCAGATCTGGTCCGGGCTCACCTTCGACCTCGTCGGGCTGCTCCTGGCGCTCGCCGCCGCCTGCTGCCAGGTCGGCTACTTCGTCCTCTCCGACCAGGGCGCCGACGAGGCGGAGCAGGCCGACCCGATCGGCGTCATCGCCTACGGACTGCTCATCGGCGCGCTCGTCCTCACCGTGATCGCCCGCCCGTGGGGCATGGACTGGTCCCTGCTCGGCGGCAGCGCCGACATGGACGGCAGCGACGTGCCCGCGTGGCTGCTGCTCGGCTGGATCGTGCTGATCGCGACCGTCCTCGCGTACGTCACCGGGGTCATCTCGGTGCGCCGCCTCTCTCCGCAGGTCGCGGGTGTCGTGGCCTGCCTGGAGGCCGTCATCGCGACCGTCCTCGCCTGGGTCCTGCTCGGCGAGCACCTCGACGCGCCGCAGATCATCGGCGGCGCGGTGGTACTCGTCGGGGCCTTCATCGCCCAGTCCTCGACGCCGAAGGCGCCGGCGGCGGGGCCGGTGGCGGGGTCCGGGGCGGGCTCCGGGACGGATTCAGGGGCGGGTTCAGGGGCGGTTTCTCCGACAGGTGAGGCGGAGGGCTCCCCTGAGGGCCGGGAGGTGGAAGGCTCCGATTCCGATTCCGAGGGCCGGGACGCCGGGTTGCCCGCCGGACGGAACGCCCCCTAG
- a CDS encoding Rieske (2Fe-2S) protein: MSGVARRTVVAAAGGAGLAAALTACGGGGADDKDPAARGGTLARTGDIPVGGGKVLADKGLVITQPRAGEFKAFSSKCTHAGCAVSDVKDGVIVCPCHQSHFDVSDGSVKSGPATAPLPPEPIQVVGEEISLG, from the coding sequence ATGAGTGGAGTGGCACGCCGGACGGTGGTCGCGGCGGCGGGAGGCGCGGGCCTGGCGGCGGCGCTCACCGCGTGCGGGGGCGGCGGCGCCGACGACAAGGACCCGGCCGCGCGGGGCGGCACGCTCGCGCGTACCGGGGACATCCCGGTGGGCGGCGGGAAGGTCCTCGCCGACAAGGGCCTGGTGATCACCCAGCCGAGGGCCGGCGAGTTCAAGGCCTTCTCCTCCAAGTGCACCCACGCGGGCTGCGCCGTGAGCGACGTCAAGGACGGCGTCATCGTCTGCCCGTGCCACCAGAGCCACTTCGACGTGTCGGACGGCAGCGTGAAGTCCGGCCCGGCGACCGCGCCACTGCCGCCGGAGCCGATCCAGGTGGTGGGCGAGGAGATCAGCCTCGGGTGA
- a CDS encoding DMT family transporter, translating to MSPAAPSLPSPARTSRLLDWRVRFGVLALIWGFSFVFIKVGTEGFAPFQVTFGRLLFGTAVLAVALAVKRDRLPRGARVWGHLTVAAFLLNALPFSLFAYAELTIPSTLAGICNATTPLWGMLLSLVALSEDRPTRVRAAGLGIGFMGVLTVLGAWQGFSGLDVTGTALALLASFSYAVGWIYVRRTLSGSGVSNLSLATSQVGLATLQLAVVTPLFTSVPTSVELLPLLAVIALGALGTGYAMLLQYGVVAEVGPTTASMVTYFIPVIATTAGVALLDEGLTWNTPVGAVVVLAGAALTQTRTSRRSAGNPPQGDPAAVTPQPPAPQEPRPASL from the coding sequence ATGAGCCCCGCAGCCCCATCCCTCCCGTCCCCCGCCCGCACCTCACGCCTGCTCGACTGGCGCGTCAGGTTCGGCGTCCTGGCCCTCATCTGGGGCTTCAGCTTCGTCTTCATCAAGGTCGGCACGGAGGGCTTCGCCCCCTTCCAGGTCACCTTCGGACGACTCCTGTTCGGTACGGCGGTGCTGGCCGTAGCGCTGGCCGTGAAGCGCGACCGGCTGCCGCGCGGCGCCCGCGTCTGGGGCCACCTGACGGTCGCGGCCTTCCTCCTCAACGCCCTGCCGTTCTCGCTCTTCGCGTACGCGGAACTGACGATCCCCTCGACCCTGGCGGGCATCTGCAACGCGACGACCCCCCTGTGGGGCATGCTGCTCTCCCTCGTCGCGCTCTCCGAGGACCGCCCGACCCGGGTCCGCGCGGCCGGGCTCGGCATCGGCTTCATGGGCGTGCTCACCGTCCTCGGCGCCTGGCAGGGCTTCTCCGGGCTCGACGTGACGGGTACGGCCCTGGCACTGCTCGCCTCGTTCAGTTACGCGGTCGGCTGGATCTACGTCCGCAGGACCCTCAGCGGCAGCGGCGTCTCGAACCTCTCGCTGGCCACGTCGCAGGTGGGGCTCGCGACGCTGCAACTGGCCGTGGTCACACCGCTGTTCACTTCGGTCCCGACCTCGGTGGAGCTGCTGCCGCTGCTCGCCGTGATCGCGCTCGGCGCGCTCGGCACCGGCTACGCGATGCTGCTCCAGTACGGCGTGGTCGCGGAGGTCGGCCCGACGACGGCCTCCATGGTCACGTACTTCATCCCGGTGATCGCCACGACGGCGGGCGTCGCGCTCCTGGACGAGGGCCTGACCTGGAACACCCCGGTCGGAGCGGTCGTGGTCCTGGCGGGCGCGGCCCTCACCCAGACCCGCACCTCCCGGCGCAGCGCCGGGAATCCGCCCCAGGGGGACCCGGCCGCCGTCACGCCACAGCCCCCGGCACCCCAGGAGCCCCGGCCCGCCTCCCTCTGA